The following are encoded in a window of Flavobacterium psychrotrophum genomic DNA:
- a CDS encoding NAD(P)-dependent oxidoreductase, whose translation MKFGILRERKSPPDKRVVFSPAMLAEFKKQFPQAMFKIESSDVRIFSDDLYKDLGFEVGEDLTDCDVLLGVKEVPVDALIAGKKYFFFSHTIKKQPHNKKMLQAIIDKDITLYDHETVIDAQGRRLIGFGRYAGLVGTYNAFRAFGIKYELHNLPKAEILPDKDALVARLKKLIFPPLKIVLTGKGKVGLGAKEMLDAIRIKEVSPADFLAKSYSGPVYTHLDVLDYNKRIDGTATTNKLEFYNNPQEFVSDFEKYANVADMYIAGHFYGNNAPDILTREMLRKNNCRIKVVADISCDVDGPIASTIRSSSIANPLYGYNPSTGQEVDIYHPLAVVVMAVDNLPCELPRDASEGFGKMFLDHVVPAFFNDDKDEILKRAAIASNGRLSPRFNYLNDYVKENVPHL comes from the coding sequence ATGAAATTTGGGATATTAAGAGAGCGTAAATCGCCTCCGGACAAAAGGGTTGTTTTCTCTCCGGCCATGCTGGCAGAGTTTAAAAAACAGTTTCCCCAGGCTATGTTTAAAATAGAGTCGTCAGATGTTAGAATCTTTTCAGATGACCTGTATAAGGATTTGGGGTTTGAAGTAGGGGAGGACCTTACAGACTGTGATGTACTACTGGGAGTAAAAGAAGTGCCTGTTGATGCTCTTATAGCAGGTAAAAAATATTTTTTCTTTTCTCATACGATAAAAAAACAACCGCACAACAAAAAAATGTTGCAGGCTATAATTGATAAGGACATTACTTTATATGATCATGAAACAGTTATTGATGCACAAGGCCGTCGTCTTATAGGCTTTGGCAGATATGCGGGGCTTGTAGGAACATACAATGCTTTCAGGGCATTTGGTATTAAATATGAACTTCATAATCTTCCGAAGGCAGAAATCCTGCCAGACAAAGACGCATTGGTTGCAAGGCTTAAAAAATTGATATTTCCTCCTTTAAAAATAGTGCTTACCGGTAAAGGTAAAGTAGGCTTAGGTGCAAAAGAAATGCTTGATGCCATAAGAATTAAAGAAGTTTCGCCTGCAGATTTTCTTGCAAAATCATACAGTGGGCCTGTATATACTCATCTTGATGTGCTTGATTATAATAAGCGTATTGATGGTACTGCTACTACAAACAAGCTGGAGTTTTATAACAATCCTCAAGAATTTGTTTCTGATTTTGAAAAATATGCTAATGTTGCTGACATGTATATTGCCGGGCATTTTTATGGTAACAATGCACCAGATATATTAACTCGTGAGATGCTGCGAAAAAATAATTGCAGGATAAAAGTAGTTGCAGATATATCTTGCGATGTTGATGGCCCTATAGCATCTACAATACGATCAAGCAGCATAGCTAACCCTTTGTATGGCTACAACCCGTCAACAGGACAAGAGGTTGATATTTACCATCCGCTTGCTGTTGTTGTAATGGCGGTAGACAACCTGCCTTGTGAGCTACCCCGTGATGCCAGCGAAGGTTTTGGCAAAATGTTTTTAGACCATGTAGTTCCGGCTTTTTTTAATGATGACAAAGATGAAATCTTAAAACGAGCAGCAATAGCTTCGAACGGACGGCTTTCGCCCCGGTTTAATTACCTCAATGATTATGTAAAAGAAAACGTGCCCCACTTATAG
- a CDS encoding site-specific integrase, whose product MLEKSYGLSFMLKPSRKEPTLRYVYVRVSVDGIRKEISTKRTWDPKRWDAKSERAIGAKEDARILNLFLDTMVMKINQFKLDLMYTEKTISAQRIIDFILGRATSKALLLEEFQVHNDEMLSLVPADYAMATYKRYTYTRTHVQNYIKYKYDREDIELRELDYDFISGFELYLKTVRKCINNSALKYIACLRKIINRTVDKNIIPSDPFKAFKRKKTKTIKKPLNSRELRILENYTFTTQRLTVIRDVFIFQCYTGLAYIDVYNLRKSDIKIGIDDRYWIMSSRQKTGNETNIPLLPKALELIEHYKDHPICVERNTILPVSSNQKMNEYLKEIGSLCQLDVLLNTHMARRTFASTVTLNNDVPIHVVKEMLGHNSIKQTEAYAMTEQLTIGREMSLLDRKLSAKPQISKEDADLLSRLEEEIRAVKEKYKTC is encoded by the coding sequence ATGTTAGAGAAAAGCTATGGCTTAAGCTTCATGTTAAAGCCGTCCCGCAAGGAACCTACACTGCGTTACGTGTACGTTCGTGTATCCGTAGATGGTATCCGTAAAGAGATTTCAACCAAAAGAACCTGGGATCCCAAGCGCTGGGATGCCAAATCTGAACGCGCAATCGGTGCAAAAGAAGACGCCCGAATTTTGAACCTTTTTTTAGACACGATGGTCATGAAAATTAATCAGTTCAAGTTAGACCTGATGTATACAGAGAAGACAATCTCTGCCCAAAGGATCATTGATTTCATACTGGGAAGGGCTACCTCAAAGGCATTGTTGCTGGAGGAATTTCAGGTCCACAATGATGAAATGTTATCGCTTGTCCCTGCCGACTATGCCATGGCAACCTACAAGCGCTATACCTACACGCGTACGCATGTTCAAAATTATATCAAGTATAAATATGACAGAGAGGACATCGAACTGCGTGAACTTGACTACGATTTTATCAGCGGATTTGAACTTTACCTTAAGACCGTCAGGAAATGTATAAATAATTCTGCACTGAAGTACATTGCCTGCCTCAGGAAGATCATTAACCGGACTGTAGATAAGAACATCATCCCATCCGACCCCTTCAAAGCTTTTAAGCGCAAAAAGACTAAAACGATAAAGAAGCCCCTTAACAGCAGGGAACTACGGATTTTGGAAAACTACACGTTTACAACGCAGCGGCTTACCGTGATCAGGGACGTGTTTATATTTCAATGTTACACTGGGCTGGCCTACATCGATGTTTACAATTTGCGAAAAAGCGATATAAAGATTGGAATTGATGACCGGTACTGGATCATGTCCTCACGCCAGAAAACGGGCAATGAGACGAATATACCACTACTCCCTAAAGCTTTGGAGCTGATTGAGCACTATAAAGACCATCCCATCTGTGTAGAACGTAATACAATACTCCCGGTATCCTCCAACCAGAAGATGAACGAATACCTAAAGGAAATTGGCTCACTTTGCCAATTAGATGTGTTACTGAATACCCACATGGCCCGGCGAACTTTTGCCAGTACCGTGACGCTCAATAATGATGTGCCTATCCATGTGGTAAAGGAAATGCTGGGGCACAACTCGATAAAACAGACAGAGGCTTACGCTATGACAGAACAGCTGACCATCGGGAGGGAAATGTCACTTCTAGACCGGAAGCTTAGTGCCAAGCCACAAATATCGAAGGAGGACGCTGACCTGTTAAGCAGGCTGGAAGAAGAGATCAGGGCGGTTAAGGAAAAATATAAAACCTGTTAA
- a CDS encoding DUF6934 family protein, translating into MIKINLEDTIVPHYVSQDLTDFRFYSPQKKGGVAELIVQIRNINDPLLSNVYNLGFGPPDGAGSFSDTVSLNHSNPGKVFSTVILVAIAFLERNPSLAIGIDGSDDRRAYLYHRMFSSNRHPLEETLILTGVDWYVRLLRSGDVERDLSGAAYFKPRPEAFDFQRKTNDLYRYYLINLKPVQSLK; encoded by the coding sequence ATGATCAAAATCAATCTTGAAGATACCATAGTACCCCATTACGTTAGCCAGGACCTGACGGATTTTAGGTTTTATTCACCTCAGAAAAAAGGAGGTGTAGCTGAACTAATCGTACAGATACGTAATATTAATGACCCCTTACTTTCCAATGTGTATAATTTAGGGTTTGGGCCACCGGATGGTGCAGGTAGCTTTAGCGATACGGTTTCACTCAACCATTCAAATCCGGGTAAGGTGTTCTCAACGGTAATTTTAGTAGCGATAGCGTTCCTGGAGCGCAACCCTTCCTTAGCTATCGGAATCGACGGTTCTGATGACCGGCGGGCCTATTTATACCACAGGATGTTCAGCTCTAACAGACATCCCTTAGAGGAAACCCTGATCCTTACCGGTGTTGACTGGTATGTACGTTTGCTTAGATCTGGCGATGTAGAGCGCGACCTGTCCGGCGCTGCATATTTTAAGCCACGGCCTGAAGCTTTTGATTTTCAAAGGAAAACAAATGATTTGTACCGTTATTACCTGATAAATTTAAAACCTGTGCAGTCACTCAAATAA
- a CDS encoding PPC domain-containing DNA-binding protein: protein MKLNYKRLVLALIATIGLQMSSQAQEYRSATKYGEPGKAPGMKVKLLSTVGDVKTYIIILAKGDEAVSGLTEFAQKYNVKSAHYQAIGDALSLEVGWFDYERKQFLVVPIAEAEVTSFTGDIAWYHNKPVAHTHVTASIKDGSVKGGHLLELIVGPTLEIIVTVEPTQLFKKLNEEFNAGLIDIDSKEKQ from the coding sequence ATGAAATTGAACTACAAAAGGTTAGTATTAGCATTAATTGCTACCATTGGATTACAAATGAGTTCTCAGGCACAGGAATACAGGTCTGCAACAAAATATGGGGAACCTGGTAAAGCTCCAGGCATGAAAGTTAAATTGTTGAGTACGGTGGGTGATGTAAAAACGTACATAATTATTCTGGCCAAAGGTGATGAAGCCGTATCAGGGCTTACAGAATTTGCGCAAAAGTACAATGTAAAAAGTGCACACTATCAAGCTATTGGTGATGCCCTGAGTTTAGAAGTCGGATGGTTTGATTACGAACGTAAGCAATTCCTCGTAGTACCCATTGCTGAGGCCGAGGTTACCTCATTTACCGGAGACATAGCCTGGTATCATAACAAGCCGGTAGCCCACACGCATGTTACGGCTTCTATAAAAGATGGTTCTGTTAAAGGTGGCCATTTACTGGAATTGATCGTTGGGCCAACGCTTGAAATTATCGTTACCGTGGAACCAACACAATTGTTTAAAAAATTAAATGAAGAATTTAATGCGGGATTGATTGATATTGATAGTAAAGAAAAACAATAA
- a CDS encoding PPC domain-containing DNA-binding protein, with amino-acid sequence MKEEEFRSTSHQVAPGNAPAMNVKLLSTHGDVRTYMVIFSKGDEALSGLLDFALTYDVKSAHFAGIGSAFSLELGWFDFDRLKYQVIPVGIAEVTSFTGNITWMDTKPIVHAHATASFRDGTVKGGHVLALNVGPTFEVVVTVEPTALYKKTDPEFQAGMII; translated from the coding sequence ATGAAGGAAGAAGAATTTAGATCCACATCCCATCAGGTGGCGCCGGGTAATGCACCTGCAATGAATGTTAAATTACTGAGCACCCATGGTGATGTGAGGACGTATATGGTCATTTTTTCGAAAGGGGATGAAGCCCTGTCCGGGTTATTGGATTTTGCGCTTACCTACGATGTCAAAAGTGCCCACTTCGCTGGTATAGGAAGTGCCTTTAGCCTTGAGTTGGGCTGGTTTGATTTTGACCGCCTGAAATACCAGGTAATTCCTGTTGGAATTGCTGAAGTGACTTCATTTACGGGCAATATAACCTGGATGGATACAAAGCCTATTGTGCATGCACATGCAACCGCTTCTTTTAGGGATGGCACAGTGAAAGGCGGGCATGTACTGGCCTTAAATGTGGGGCCGACATTTGAGGTAGTTGTAACTGTTGAGCCAACAGCACTGTACAAAAAGACAGATCCGGAATTTCAGGCAGGAATGATTATTTGA
- a CDS encoding IclR family transcriptional regulator, with protein sequence MNQSVKKTFQILEYIASNGNFVRLNDVAQAVDLKKNTVHGYLDTLKQLGYLEQDDISPRYKISSKIESLQVPSFSVNTLKQELRPVLERISNLTKESSYLAVQMGSYYRYELTCEPNRAVKITLNMGKDYEMTTTAIGKCFLAYSHHLQESLRKQHAEGDFAAIEEEVSTIVKTGYALDVEAYDPDLNCVAIPIFFKNKPIAVLCVSGPSFRFKEAQFLESLRIMDAVLLEHGKYQHKMAL encoded by the coding sequence ATGAACCAGTCCGTAAAAAAAACGTTCCAAATACTGGAATATATCGCTTCCAATGGCAATTTTGTGCGGCTTAATGACGTGGCGCAGGCAGTAGATTTAAAGAAAAATACCGTCCACGGTTACCTCGACACACTAAAGCAATTGGGTTACCTGGAACAGGATGATATCAGCCCCAGGTATAAAATCAGCTCAAAGATCGAATCCTTACAGGTCCCGTCTTTTTCTGTGAATACCCTAAAGCAGGAACTTCGCCCTGTACTGGAAAGAATATCCAATCTAACAAAAGAATCGTCGTACCTGGCCGTGCAGATGGGATCGTATTACAGGTACGAACTTACATGTGAGCCCAACAGGGCGGTTAAGATTACACTGAATATGGGGAAAGATTACGAGATGACCACCACGGCAATAGGCAAATGTTTCCTTGCTTATTCCCACCATTTGCAGGAAAGCCTGCGTAAGCAGCATGCAGAAGGAGATTTCGCAGCCATTGAAGAAGAAGTCAGCACTATTGTAAAAACAGGTTATGCGTTGGATGTTGAGGCCTATGATCCTGATCTCAATTGTGTGGCCATACCTATTTTCTTTAAAAACAAGCCTATTGCGGTACTTTGTGTCTCGGGGCCGTCATTCCGGTTTAAAGAGGCTCAGTTTCTTGAAAGTTTGCGGATTATGGATGCTGTGCTATTGGAGCATGGAAAGTACCAGCATAAAATGGCCCTGTAA